The Candidatus Deferrimicrobium sp. genome includes a region encoding these proteins:
- a CDS encoding glutamate synthase subunit beta, protein MAKPTGFMEYEREEPAHRPVTERVGDYQEIEELLPEEGIYRQAARCMDCGIPYCHAYGCPVKNRIPDWNDMVYRKNWRKALDLLHATCNLPEITGRVCPAPCEAACTLAINLPAVTIRHLELQIVEHGWREEWIRPEPAGFSTGKRVAVVGSGPAGLSAAQQLARSGHEVVVFEKSDRIGGLLRYGIPDFKLEKWVIDRRLDQMQAEGVVFETSVNAGVDVSAAYLRRSFDAIVLAAGATAARDLPVPGRDLSGVHFAMEFLTQQNRRNAGDAIPAGDAISAAGKHVVVIGGGDTGSDCIGTSRRQGAASITQIELLPKPPEDRLPTNPWPTWPVILRTSSSQEEGCERMWSIQTKEFLGEQGGVRKLSCVKLDWSAPDAAGRRSFKEIPGSAFELRADLVLLAMGFVHVEHGPLVRELGVATDSRGNLVGDGNCMTNIPGVFGAGDAVMGASLVVRAINLGRLAAAGADRYLVGR, encoded by the coding sequence GTGGCTAAGCCGACCGGGTTCATGGAATACGAGCGCGAGGAACCGGCGCACCGGCCGGTGACCGAGCGGGTCGGGGACTACCAGGAGATCGAGGAGCTGCTCCCCGAGGAGGGGATCTACCGCCAGGCGGCGCGCTGCATGGATTGCGGGATCCCGTACTGCCACGCCTACGGCTGCCCGGTGAAGAACCGGATCCCCGACTGGAACGACATGGTTTACCGGAAGAACTGGCGGAAGGCGCTCGACCTGCTGCACGCCACCTGCAACCTTCCGGAGATCACGGGCCGGGTCTGTCCCGCCCCGTGCGAGGCCGCTTGCACCCTGGCCATCAATCTCCCCGCCGTCACCATCCGCCACCTCGAGCTGCAGATTGTGGAGCACGGCTGGCGCGAGGAGTGGATCCGGCCGGAGCCGGCGGGATTTTCGACCGGCAAGCGGGTGGCCGTCGTGGGGTCGGGCCCCGCGGGGCTATCGGCCGCCCAGCAACTCGCCCGTAGCGGGCACGAGGTGGTGGTCTTCGAGAAATCGGACAGGATCGGGGGGCTCCTGCGATACGGCATCCCCGACTTCAAGCTCGAGAAGTGGGTCATCGACCGGCGACTCGACCAGATGCAGGCCGAGGGAGTGGTCTTCGAGACGAGCGTCAACGCGGGGGTGGACGTCTCCGCCGCGTACTTGCGCCGGTCCTTCGACGCGATCGTTCTGGCCGCCGGGGCGACGGCGGCACGCGACCTGCCCGTCCCCGGGAGGGACCTTTCGGGGGTCCATTTCGCGATGGAGTTCCTCACACAGCAGAACCGGAGAAACGCCGGAGACGCGATCCCCGCAGGAGATGCGATCTCCGCGGCAGGGAAGCACGTGGTGGTCATCGGCGGGGGGGACACCGGATCTGACTGCATCGGCACCAGCCGCCGGCAGGGGGCCGCCTCGATCACCCAGATCGAGCTCCTGCCGAAGCCTCCGGAGGACCGGCTTCCGACCAACCCGTGGCCCACATGGCCGGTCATCCTGCGGACCTCTTCCTCCCAGGAGGAAGGGTGCGAGCGGATGTGGAGCATCCAGACGAAGGAGTTTCTCGGCGAACAGGGAGGGGTCCGGAAACTTTCCTGCGTGAAGCTCGACTGGTCCGCGCCCGACGCCGCGGGGAGGCGTTCGTTCAAGGAGATCCCCGGCTCCGCGTTCGAGCTGCGGGCGGACCTCGTGCTGCTGGCAATGGGGTTTGTCCACGTGGAGCACGGCCCGCTGGTCAGGGAGTTGGGCGTTGCGACGGACAGCCGGGGGAACCTTGTCGGCGACGGGAACTGCATGACGAACATCCCCGGCGTGTTCGGCGCAGGGGATGCCGTGATGGGGGCTTCCCTCGTGGTGCGCGCGATCAACCTCGGCCGTCTGGCCGCGGCGGGGGCGGACCGCTACCTCGTCGGCCGCTGA
- a CDS encoding carboxymuconolactone decarboxylase family protein — MDDARYQVGLATARKLDPEGPERLEAALREIAPDLYRHIVEFAFGDILSRQGLDPKTREIATVSALTALGNAQPQLRFHLNAALNVGCTRAELAEVLMQMTVYSGVPAALNALHLAKEVFTERDAKGLS, encoded by the coding sequence GTGGACGACGCAAGATACCAAGTCGGGCTCGCGACGGCAAGGAAACTGGACCCGGAGGGACCGGAACGGCTGGAGGCAGCGCTCAGGGAGATCGCCCCCGACCTGTACCGGCACATCGTGGAGTTCGCATTCGGCGACATCCTCTCCCGGCAAGGACTGGATCCGAAGACGCGGGAGATCGCTACCGTTTCCGCGCTGACGGCTCTCGGCAACGCCCAGCCGCAACTCCGGTTCCACCTGAACGCGGCCCTCAACGTCGGGTGCACCCGGGCGGAGCTGGCGGAGGTCCTGATGCAGATGACGGTCTACTCGGGTGTGCCCGCCGCACTCAATGCACTCCATCTCGCCAAAGAAGTATTTACGGAACGGGATGCGAAAGGGCTTTCCTGA
- a CDS encoding transporter, with protein MRKTISVPLLAALLLGAAGTPSFAFNQPPLNLGLTDILDGALPGPGNYFTEYIQAYQSDKFKDRDVGPAISWAASPNIFLGLKTQWETSAENRTEGNRTTFRFTYKF; from the coding sequence ATGCGCAAGACGATCTCCGTTCCGCTCCTGGCGGCCCTGCTCCTGGGTGCCGCCGGCACCCCGTCGTTCGCTTTCAACCAGCCGCCGCTGAACCTCGGCCTGACGGACATCCTCGACGGCGCCCTTCCCGGCCCTGGGAACTACTTCACCGAGTACATCCAGGCGTACCAGTCGGACAAGTTCAAGGACCGCGACGTCGGGCCGGCGATCTCATGGGCCGCGTCTCCGAACATCTTCCTGGGCCTCAAGACCCAGTGGGAGACCTCCGCGGAGAACCGCACCGAGGGGAACCGGACCACGTTCCGGTTCACGTACAAATTCTGA
- a CDS encoding Smr/MutS family protein, with protein MAGGEIDLHGLTVADALSRFAAHYNTRLRAGDTGPIRVIHGYGSSGRGGDLRTALRELLARHAGRLEFVPGETYFNNPGVTIVYPKHPLPAPSPNLRTGRR; from the coding sequence GTGGCGGGCGGGGAGATCGACCTGCACGGGCTGACTGTGGCTGACGCGCTCTCCCGCTTCGCCGCCCATTACAACACGCGCCTGCGGGCCGGGGACACCGGCCCGATCCGCGTGATCCACGGGTACGGCTCCTCGGGCCGCGGCGGCGACCTTCGGACCGCGCTCCGTGAACTGCTTGCCCGCCACGCCGGCCGCCTCGAATTCGTTCCCGGGGAAACGTACTTCAACAACCCCGGCGTGACGATTGTCTACCCGAAGCACCCTCTCCCCGCCCCTTCCCCGAACCTCCGAACGGGACGCCGATAG
- a CDS encoding MFS transporter, translating to MAVSTPGRDEGATSLQARVFLLVAATFSTIYLTQPVLPVLREEFGIDAAKASLTVSAVIFGIALATLPFGRLADRFPARPIILSGGTLASLCGFLCAATTSFPLLVAARFLQGVFVPSLTTCLVVYLVRRLPPDRLNVAMGAYVSATVAGGLGGRLLAGFIHPPLHWRYAFVTASALLLLATIDAGRWLPREEKILDSGGKEAGFTALLSRHDLLRIFSVAAASFGAFSSVFNYLPFHLAGPPFLLSTHLITMLYLSYLVGVAIGPLAGRLGNRFGNGIAMVIGGALFGASVLLTLIPLLAAVAASLAGVCAGFFIVHTAAVGALNRKLATSRGRGNSLYVLFYYLGGTAGITVSGLAYRRAGWRGVVALVVALLLIPVAAGILEARADRPGRDGIEAR from the coding sequence ATGGCTGTTTCGACGCCGGGAAGGGATGAGGGAGCGACGTCGCTCCAGGCCCGGGTGTTCCTGTTGGTGGCCGCGACGTTTTCGACGATCTACCTGACGCAACCCGTGCTTCCGGTCCTGCGGGAGGAGTTCGGGATCGACGCGGCGAAGGCGTCCCTCACGGTCTCCGCCGTGATCTTCGGGATCGCGCTGGCTACCTTGCCGTTCGGACGACTGGCGGATCGTTTCCCCGCCCGGCCGATCATCCTCTCCGGCGGGACGCTCGCCTCCCTGTGCGGCTTCCTCTGCGCGGCCACGACCAGCTTCCCGCTTCTGGTGGCGGCGAGGTTTCTCCAGGGTGTGTTTGTGCCGTCGCTCACCACATGCCTCGTGGTGTACCTGGTCCGCCGTCTTCCCCCCGATCGCCTGAACGTCGCGATGGGGGCGTACGTTTCCGCCACCGTGGCGGGGGGATTGGGGGGAAGATTGCTTGCCGGGTTCATCCATCCGCCTCTTCACTGGCGCTACGCCTTCGTAACCGCTTCCGCATTGCTCCTGCTCGCGACCATCGACGCGGGACGTTGGCTCCCGCGGGAGGAGAAGATCCTCGATTCCGGGGGGAAAGAGGCGGGTTTCACGGCGCTTCTCTCACGTCACGACCTGTTACGGATCTTCTCCGTCGCCGCGGCGTCGTTCGGGGCTTTCTCCTCCGTGTTCAACTACCTGCCGTTCCACCTTGCCGGGCCGCCGTTCCTGCTGTCGACGCACCTCATCACGATGCTGTACCTATCCTACCTTGTCGGCGTCGCGATCGGTCCGCTGGCGGGACGGCTCGGGAACCGGTTTGGGAACGGAATCGCGATGGTCATCGGCGGGGCCCTGTTCGGAGCTTCCGTCCTTCTCACGCTGATTCCACTTCTGGCGGCCGTGGCCGCGTCCCTGGCAGGAGTGTGCGCCGGTTTTTTCATCGTTCATACCGCCGCGGTGGGGGCGTTGAATCGGAAACTGGCGACCAGCCGCGGGAGGGGGAATTCCCTGTACGTGCTCTTTTACTATCTCGGGGGGACGGCGGGGATCACGGTGAGCGGCCTGGCGTACCGACGTGCGGGCTGGAGGGGTGTAGTCGCCTTGGTGGTGGCCCTCCTGCTGATCCCCGTCGCCGCCGGGATCCTGGAGGCGCGGGCGGACCGACCCGGGCGGGACGGCATCGAGGCGCGATGA
- a CDS encoding dodecin family protein, whose translation MDSIYKIIDIVGTSKTSWEEAAKNAVETAAKSLEDLRVAEVVKLDMAIDKGKVVAYRARVNISFKYRA comes from the coding sequence ATGGACAGCATTTACAAAATCATCGATATCGTGGGTACGAGCAAGACTTCGTGGGAGGAAGCCGCGAAAAACGCGGTGGAAACCGCGGCAAAGTCCCTTGAGGACCTGAGGGTCGCGGAAGTCGTCAAACTGGACATGGCGATCGACAAGGGGAAGGTCGTCGCCTACCGGGCCCGGGTGAACATCTCCTTCAAGTATCGCGCATAG
- a CDS encoding methylated-DNA--[protein]-cysteine S-methyltransferase, whose translation MKRAKEHRSMSPATDRSRGEGGAIRFAVARTDLGWVLVAGTVRGLCAIDIGDSRRTIIDALKDRFGRGEYSEGDPESALWLRRLTESIASPRGGLDLPLDIRGTPFQRRVWQELRRIPVGMTASYGEVARQIGKPGSARAVARACATNPLPLAVPCHRVVRSDGELGGYRGGVERKRTLLEREARSPSTSAGRGST comes from the coding sequence GTGAAGAGAGCAAAGGAGCACCGCAGCATGTCGCCCGCAACGGATCGTTCCAGGGGAGAAGGAGGGGCGATCCGCTTCGCTGTGGCGCGAACCGACCTCGGCTGGGTTCTCGTCGCCGGCACCGTGCGGGGTCTCTGCGCCATCGACATCGGAGATTCCCGGAGGACGATCATCGATGCGCTCAAGGACCGGTTCGGCAGGGGGGAATATTCCGAGGGGGATCCGGAATCCGCCCTTTGGCTCCGCCGGCTGACGGAGTCGATCGCGTCCCCGCGGGGAGGCCTGGACCTTCCCCTGGACATTCGCGGCACGCCCTTCCAGCGGAGGGTCTGGCAGGAGCTTCGCCGGATCCCCGTCGGCATGACGGCGAGTTACGGGGAAGTCGCCCGCCAGATCGGAAAGCCCGGCTCGGCTCGCGCTGTGGCCCGGGCGTGCGCAACGAATCCCCTCCCCCTGGCCGTCCCCTGTCACAGGGTGGTCCGAAGCGATGGGGAGTTGGGCGGTTACCGTGGCGGGGTCGAGCGTAAACGCACGCTGCTTGAGAGGGAGGCCCGATCGCCTTCGACGAGCGCCGGAAGGGGATCTACATAA